The Thermoplasmata archaeon DNA segment CCAGTCCGCGGACAACGTCGGGAATCCGTACCGCTGGGACGCCCTGGAATGGGATGCGACGACCGGGCTGATCCACGACGGCCCCCGCTTCTACGATCCCGTCACCGGCCGGCACCTGACGCCGGATTCCACGATGGGCGACCCGTACGGCTTCGGGAGCGTCAAGGACGCGGCAGCGTTCCTCGGGTCCAGGTCGCCTCCACGTGCCCCGCCGACGACCGCGGACTCGGGGACGGTGGGCGCGCTCGGTGGGGGACCGACGTGCCCGCCGGGCAACCGGCGGGGCCACGCGTATGGACGTTGTGGGGAAGAGATCACGGTCGAGCTGTTCGAGGCGATGGTCCGCATCCCCGTGACCGTCCGGGGCGACAGCGTCCGGGTGTTGCAAAAGGAACAGGAACGGTGAGTTCCCTCACGCGGTCGGCGGAGCGGAGCGGTACATTCTCCAGGCGGTCCACGCCTGCCACAAGAGGGCGACGTAGACCGCGACGTGCTCGGGCAGCTGATCTCCCGTGACGAGGAACGTGATCGACGCCGCGACGGTGGCGCCCGCGAGGTAGCCGCCCGTCCGTCGGAAGGTCGTCGACGCGTACATCGGGACGGCCACCAAGGCCGCGCTGATGGCAACCAGGAGGAAGAACACCGCGGAAACGATTGTGTGCAGGGAGTACGGAGACCCCTCGGGGAAGATTCCCACCAGGATCAAGCCGATCGCCGATACCACGAGGAGGGCTTGGGCCGCCCGTCCCGCGCGTCCCCCGACCGTGCGGCCCAGCACGAACCCGAATGGGGCGAAGAGGATCCCTCCGAGGATGTCGGCCGCATTGAACGCCCATGGGGCCGGTGCGCTCGGATTGCCGAGGTCGCTCAGGTAGCTCCCCGTGATCGTGTACGTCGGCGTCGCGACGACGGCGACGAGGTAGAGCAGCGTCCACGTGGCAATCGCGGCGAATCCGAGGAGGCCGGCGGTTCGAGCGTCCAGTTTCATCGAGGGGCGCGCATGGCCTCGGGACCGTTAAGGGCTTCGCTCGCGCGCGATGTCGACGGCGCCGAAACGTTTATGGTCCTCTCGCGGGTCAGGCGGTGCGCGAGGTCGCTTGATTGGCAGAGAAGCTCGATGTGCTCGTCGACGGGGGAAAGGCGACGCCGGGTCCACCCCTCGGACCCGCGCTCGGCCCGCTCGGCGTGAACATCGTCGAGATCATCAAGGCGATCAACGAGAAGACGAAAAGCTTCGAGGGGATGAAAGTCCCCATCAGCCTCACCGTCGACCCGAAGACGAAGGCGTTCTCGATCGAGGTCGGCACGCCGCCGACGTCCGCGCTGATCGCGAAGGAACTGAAGATCGAGAAAGGCTCCGGCGACGCCGGCAAGACGCGCGTCGGCAACCTGTCCCTCGCCCAGGCGGTCAAGGTTGCTAACATGAAGACGGATGTGATGCAGGGGAAGTCCCTGAAAGCGCGCGTCCTCGAGGTCATCGGCACGTGCGTCTCGATGGGCGTGACCGTCGAGGGGAAGCCCGCGAAAGAATTCTCGAAGGACGTGCAGGCGGGCAAGTTCAATCGTCAGCTCGCGGGCTGAGACTTCCGCCGGCCACCGGTGTTCGCATCGAGCGGTGGGTCCGACCGTTGTACGGCGTATCCCTGACGTTCCGACAGAAGGCGCGCGGTCGACCCCGAACCGGCCGCCGGCCTATGCCGCCTTCGGGAGCGCCCTTCGCGCTCGCGGCCGCGACAGATCGAGCAACATCGCCTCGAGCTGGATTCGAACGAAGTCCATGTCGCCGATCCAGAGGCCCTGGAGCTTGTCCATTGCGAGGTTCCCGTCCCGATAGAAGGAATTCAGGATGAACACCTGCTCATCGCTCGGGAAGACGTACGTGTGCGCGAGCCGGGTCTTCGGCAACGGACGCGCGGGGAAATGGAACTGGATCCGCATCGTTCGGGCGAGGAGGCCGCCCAGTTCCGCGAGGTCCTCCCGGTTCCTTTCGTTCAGAACGACGCGCACGAGTCGCCGGGAGCGGCCGAGCGCGTCGAACAGGAGCCGCAAGATCTCCGGCGCCACGGGGAACGGGCTGACACAGAGGATTTGCCGGTCGCTCGAAAGGACGACCTCCCGCAACTTGCGCCCGATCGACTCCGCGCCTTTGTAGATCCACAGATCCGTGTCCGCCTCACGTCCCCCCGAGGGAAGCGATTCTCGGAGGCGGCCGACGACCTCCGCCGCGGACTCGAGATCGTCCCCTCGCGCCTGACGGGCCTCCTCCGCGACGATACGTGGCGCGCGGGCCCGGTAGCGGTTCGGCCGTTCCCGGGAGACCTCGACCCAGCCTTTCGTTTGGAGCGACTGCAGGATGCGATAGACGGCGGGATACTGCACGCCGAGGTGGACGCTCACCTGTTGCGCCGTCGATACCCCGTTCCGGACGAGGCCGAGATAGGCGCGCGCCTCCTTCCCTGTGAGCCCGAGCGTCTCCAAGGCTCGGGATGCGTCCTCCTCCGGCATCGTGCCGGCTAGGGCCGACCGCTACAAGAACTTGCGTGCGTTATCAGCGGGACGCTGATAACTCCACCCCGACCACGCCGCTCCCACGCCCCGGTCGGTTCGGAGGCCGGTCCACGCTCGGCGGCTGCCGGACGCGGAATCTCGACGACGCAGGTGCGACGCCATCGGCGTCGATCCGTCCGCGCAGGAAGGAATCCGCGCCGCAAAGCCTTATTAGGCGCACGCTGTTTCGCCGCCTTCCCCGTGCAGGAGGCTCTCGTGGCCGCGCGCACTGCAGGAGGCGATTCCCCTTGGCGGATAAGCACTCGGTCGAGACGATCAAGAAGCTCCTCGAGGCCGCAAAGCCTCGGGAGTTCAAGGAGTCCGTCGAGGTCGCCGTGAACCTACGGGAAGTCGACCTCTCCGTCCCCAAGAACCGCCTCGATGAGGAGGTCGTGTTGCCGAGGGGCCGAGGCAAGTCGATCCGCGTGTGCGTCTTTGCCTCGGGGGACCTCGCGTTGAAGGCGCGCGCCGTCGCCGACCTCGTCATCCAGCCGCAGGAGATCGAAGAATATGCAAGCGACAAACGCAAGGCGCGGCAGCTCGCGATCTCGCACGACTTCTTCATCGCGGAGGCACCCCTCATGCCCGTGATCGGGAGGCGGCTCGGCGTCGTCCTCGGGCCGAGAGGCAAGATGCCTCGTCCCGTGCCGCCGACGGCCGATCCGACGAACCTGATCACGGCGATGCGCAACACGGTCCGCGTGCGCAGCCGGGACAAGCGCACATTCCATGCGGCGATCGGCACGCGCGACATGCCTCCGGAGGACCTCGCCGAGAACCTCGACGCGCTCATGCGTCGCGTCGTCGGCAAACTCGAACGGGGGCGATTCAATATTCAATCGGCCTACGTCAAGACGACGATGGGCCCGGCCGTGAGGTACCTCTGAGGTGTGACGATGCCCCATGTCGCTCCATTCAAGAAGCAGGTCGTCGAGGACCTCGCCTCGCGGTTCGCGCAGGCCCGCGTGGTCGGGATCGCCAACATCCGCGGAATCCCGGCGCCGCAGTTCCAGGCCATCCGGAAGAAGCTCTCGGGCCGCGCCTCGATTACGGTCGCGAAGAACAACCTGCTCCGACTCGCGCTCCAGCAGGCGAGCGCGACGAAGCCGGACCTCGCGAAACTCGGCGAGGCGATCGAGGGACAGACCGCCGTCGTGACCGCGGACATCAACCCGTTCAAGCTGTTCAAGGAACTCGAAGCGACGAAGACGAGGGCCCCCGCACGCGGCGGCGAGGTCGCACCGGAGGACCTGTGGGTCCGGGCCGGAGATACGCCGTTCAAGCCGGGACCCGTCGTGGGCGAGCTCCAGAAAGCGGGCGTCCCGGCCGCGATCGAGCGAGGAAAGGTCGTCATCCGTCAGGACAAGCTGATGGTCAAGGCGGGGGAGCGAATCCCGCGCGAGGTTGCGCAGCAGCTCGCGCGCCTCGAGATTTTCCCGCTCGTCGTGGGACTCGATCTCCGCGGCGCCTACGAGGACGGGATGGTCTTCCGCCGCGACGCCCTCGCGATCGACGACGCGGTCGTCCGCGGGCAAATCGCCCAGGCGGGCCGGGCGGCGTTGGCGCTCGCCCTCGAGATCGCGTACCCCTCCAAGGAAACGATCGGGCCTCTCCTCGCGAAGGCCCACGGCGAGGCGCTCCGCCTCGCGGTCGCGTCGGAGTTCCCGACGCGCGAATCGATCAAGTTCCTCTTGGCGAAAGCCTATGCACAAATGCTCGCGCTCGCGGCCCGCGCCCCCGGCGCGGCGGACGACGAGTTGCGTGCAATGGTCGGAGGATGAACAGGGACAGGAGGTGACACGGATGGAATATGTGTATGGGGCGTTGGTCCTGCACGCGGCCGGCAAGCCGGTGAACGACGAGAACCTGAAGAAGGTCCTCACCGCCGCCGGCGTGAAGGTCGACGAGACGCGCGTGAAGGCCCTGACCGCCGCGCTGGAAGGCGTGAACATCGACGAGGCTCTGAAGGCCGCCGTCGCGATGCCCGCCGCCGCTCCGGCTGCCGCGCCCGCTGCGGAGAAGAAGGAAGAGAAGAAGAAAGAAGAGAAGAAGGAAGAGGAGAAAGTCTCCGAGGAAGAGGCGGCCGCGGGACTCGGTGCGCTTTTCGGCTAGGCCGAAGGCCGCCGCCGTCTCCGGCCCGCCGAGCGTCAGCGCCCGTGCTCGATCTCAGCCGCGCCTTTCTTCGCGGCCGCCTGCGCGCGCTTGCCTCGTTCCTTCGCGGTGTAGCCCGTCGCCCTCTCGAGGAACGCGTTGAAGGCCTTGATCGTGTCCGTCGCGACGTCGTCCGGCACGCCGGCCTTCATCGTCGTATCGACGTAGAGCCGCTTGCCGTCCGTCCACGCGACCAACTTCTCGAGGGCGCCATACGAGACGGTCACCTTGCCGCCGTCGGTCCCCGCCACACCGAACTCGTCCACTGCGATCCGACGCAGGCCGTCGCCTTCGAGGGCGTTCGCCGCCCCTCGCCGCAGCTCGTAGTCGCGCATCGCGGTGACGGAGTCTTGAGGGTCCTATGAACGTTACGCCTCGAGGATCGCGAGCGGATCGGCCGGCGTGAGCATGAACGCCTGGGCCTCGCGATAGGCGCGCCACACGTCTTGGCAGGAGCACGAGAGGTCGCGGAAGTCGCGTCGCAGGCCGAGGGAGAACTCCTCGATCGCGTTCACGACCGAACGGTCGCACGACCCGCAGTTGTGAGCGCCGCGGGCCATCCCGCCCGCCGTCGGGTGGCTCTTCACGTGGGCCTTCACGTCCCGCGTGCGCTCCAGGACTTCGACGACGGACCAGAGCCACGGGGGGCGGTACTCTCCGCGCCGAAACAGACGGTCCACGATCGTGTGGCCCTGCACGTTGACCGGGTTGAAGGAAATCGTGTCGCTGTGCGCGTCGGCCTCGTGGCCGGATCGGACCGCGTCCTCGATTGCCTCCGCCTCGGTGAGAAAGGGCGGCTTGATGAGCAGGTACGTCTTGATCGTCGCGCCGGCTTCCCGCGCGAGCGTCGCGGCGTGCGCGTGTTCCTTGATGCCCCAAACCTTGTTGACGGCGTACTTCAGCACGCGCTCGTCCGTCGATTCGAGGCCGAGCGCAATCTCGAGTTCATCGACGAAGTCCAAAGCGTGGTCGAGTTGGTCTTTGCGGAGGAGGTGGGAGAGTGTCTCGACGATGACCTTGTCGCACCGGTCCCCGAGTTCCGTCAGGATCCGCGCCCGGACGTCGGGCGGCACTTCGTGGTCGTCGAAGAAGTTTCCCGAGGTGTACACCTTCGCCATTGGCTGGCCTTCGTGTTTCCGCAGGACGACGTCGAGTTGGTGCAGCATGTCCGCGGGGACGACCTCCTGCGCGACGTCGTTCACGTAACCGCACATCGAGCATCCGCTCGCCCGCGCCCAGTAGCAGCCGCGCGTACGGAAGATGATGACCCACGCATCGACGACCTTCCCGTGGAGCAGGTCTTTCTCCGTCCACGTGGAGATGTATTCCCTCGGGTCATACGCTTGCGGGCGGCGTTCGTCCCTCACGACTTGTTGGAGGCGCATCGAGGGCGGTTCGAACGTCCGGGGGCGGAAAAACCTTTGCGGCTCACCGGCGGTCGCGTACCGAGGAGAGGCCCAGGATCGCTCCCCCGGCGACGAAG contains these protein-coding regions:
- a CDS encoding DUF5611 family protein; this encodes MRDYELRRGAANALEGDGLRRIAVDEFGVAGTDGGKVTVSYGALEKLVAWTDGKRLYVDTTMKAGVPDDVATDTIKAFNAFLERATGYTAKERGKRAQAAAKKGAAEIEHGR
- a CDS encoding 50S ribosomal protein L10 — its product is MPHVAPFKKQVVEDLASRFAQARVVGIANIRGIPAPQFQAIRKKLSGRASITVAKNNLLRLALQQASATKPDLAKLGEAIEGQTAVVTADINPFKLFKELEATKTRAPARGGEVAPEDLWVRAGDTPFKPGPVVGELQKAGVPAAIERGKVVIRQDKLMVKAGERIPREVAQQLARLEIFPLVVGLDLRGAYEDGMVFRRDALAIDDAVVRGQIAQAGRAALALALEIAYPSKETIGPLLAKAHGEALRLAVASEFPTRESIKFLLAKAYAQMLALAARAPGAADDELRAMVGG
- a CDS encoding archaeosine biosynthesis radical SAM protein RaSEA, whose translation is MRLQQVVRDERRPQAYDPREYISTWTEKDLLHGKVVDAWVIIFRTRGCYWARASGCSMCGYVNDVAQEVVPADMLHQLDVVLRKHEGQPMAKVYTSGNFFDDHEVPPDVRARILTELGDRCDKVIVETLSHLLRKDQLDHALDFVDELEIALGLESTDERVLKYAVNKVWGIKEHAHAATLAREAGATIKTYLLIKPPFLTEAEAIEDAVRSGHEADAHSDTISFNPVNVQGHTIVDRLFRRGEYRPPWLWSVVEVLERTRDVKAHVKSHPTAGGMARGAHNCGSCDRSVVNAIEEFSLGLRRDFRDLSCSCQDVWRAYREAQAFMLTPADPLAILEA
- a CDS encoding 50S ribosomal protein L11; this encodes MAEKLDVLVDGGKATPGPPLGPALGPLGVNIVEIIKAINEKTKSFEGMKVPISLTVDPKTKAFSIEVGTPPTSALIAKELKIEKGSGDAGKTRVGNLSLAQAVKVANMKTDVMQGKSLKARVLEVIGTCVSMGVTVEGKPAKEFSKDVQAGKFNRQLAG
- a CDS encoding DUF998 domain-containing protein; the encoded protein is MKLDARTAGLLGFAAIATWTLLYLVAVVATPTYTITGSYLSDLGNPSAPAPWAFNAADILGGILFAPFGFVLGRTVGGRAGRAAQALLVVSAIGLILVGIFPEGSPYSLHTIVSAVFFLLVAISAALVAVPMYASTTFRRTGGYLAGATVAASITFLVTGDQLPEHVAVYVALLWQAWTAWRMYRSAPPTA
- the rpl12p gene encoding 50S ribosomal protein P1, with product MEYVYGALVLHAAGKPVNDENLKKVLTAAGVKVDETRVKALTAALEGVNIDEALKAAVAMPAAAPAAAPAAEKKEEKKKEEKKEEEKVSEEEAAAGLGALFG
- a CDS encoding 50S ribosomal protein L1, which encodes MADKHSVETIKKLLEAAKPREFKESVEVAVNLREVDLSVPKNRLDEEVVLPRGRGKSIRVCVFASGDLALKARAVADLVIQPQEIEEYASDKRKARQLAISHDFFIAEAPLMPVIGRRLGVVLGPRGKMPRPVPPTADPTNLITAMRNTVRVRSRDKRTFHAAIGTRDMPPEDLAENLDALMRRVVGKLERGRFNIQSAYVKTTMGPAVRYL
- a CDS encoding helix-turn-helix domain-containing protein, translating into MPEEDASRALETLGLTGKEARAYLGLVRNGVSTAQQVSVHLGVQYPAVYRILQSLQTKGWVEVSRERPNRYRARAPRIVAEEARQARGDDLESAAEVVGRLRESLPSGGREADTDLWIYKGAESIGRKLREVVLSSDRQILCVSPFPVAPEILRLLFDALGRSRRLVRVVLNERNREDLAELGGLLARTMRIQFHFPARPLPKTRLAHTYVFPSDEQVFILNSFYRDGNLAMDKLQGLWIGDMDFVRIQLEAMLLDLSRPRARRALPKAA